In Vigna unguiculata cultivar IT97K-499-35 chromosome 3, ASM411807v1, whole genome shotgun sequence, a single genomic region encodes these proteins:
- the LOC114177433 gene encoding protein KINESIN LIGHT CHAIN-RELATED 3-like yields the protein MGVNDERGVNVMNRFGYTLPFNGTSSPKSSLSEERRQSIGPTFHVERVVESPVIQRLHGNACDMQSSDQSSSRRIFGYDGSESRSYSSKLFSLFGGQKREEEIVKDEVEKKKQGNSSREIPSTMSDKKLDKVGETQTRTLSCVVSQKPKKVSQLFPENPSKARSPIAKSPTAKPPIDRKNDSPMKKQNAAVHRVKKTVGGRSLSSGQIEISSGTALDKPELGQALLNQARDVISSGTNRTRALELALQAKKLFERNAAYGRPNLDLAMCLHVTAVIHCTLGNFNEAIPLVERSIEIPAIEEGQQHAIAKFAGHMHLGDIYAMSGQLEKSIKCYMEGLELQKKVLGETDARVGETCRYVAEANFHALQFEEAERMCQTALDIHRANGSPSSLEEAADRRLMGLICEADGKHEAALEHLVLASMAMVANGQEVEVAFVDCNIGDTYLSLARYDEAIFGYQRALRVFKIHKGENHPAVGSVYVRLADLYSRTWKIKESKLYCEEALKIYENPMPGVPPEETANGFMNVSAIYESINELEEALKLLHKALTILNDVSGQINTIAGIEAQMGVMYFVLKNYTESYNCLKNAVSKLRASGGKKSAFFGTVLNQMGLACVQLHSLDEAAALFEEARAILEQENGPYHTETLGVCGNLAGTYDATGRLDEAIEILENIVVMREEKLGTANPDVADEKRRLEELLKETGKVRNRKTKSLENLFDHDYI from the exons ATGGGAGTTAACGATGAAAGGGGAGTAAATGTAATGAATAGGTTTGGTTACACTTTACCCTTTAATGGAACATCAAGTCCAAAGAGTTCCTTGAGTGAAGAAAGACGCCAAAGTATTGGTCCAACTTTTCATGTTGAGAGGGTGGTTGAAAGTCCCGTAATTCAACGGCTTCATGGAAATGCTTGTGACATGCAGAGCTCTGATCAATCATCCTCAAGGCGAATTTTTGGATACGATGGCAGTGAGTCCAGATCCTATTCATCAAAATTGTTCTCTCTATTTGGAGGGCAGAAGAGAGAGGAGGAGATAGTGAAAGATGAAGtggagaaaaagaaacaagggAATTCTAGCAGGGAAATTCCTTCCACAATGAGTGATAAGAAGCTAGATAAGGTGGGTGAGACTCAGACAAGAACTTTAAGCTGTGTTGTTTCACAAAAACCAAAGAAAGTGTCACAATTGTTCCCAGAAAATCCATCAAAGGCAAGATCACCAATAGCAAAAAGCCCTACTGCAAAACCTCCTATTGATAGGAAAAATGACAGCCCTATGAAAAAACAGAACGCAGCTGTTCACCGTGTGAAGAAAACTGTTGGTGGAAGATCACTGTCTTCAGGTCAAATTGAGATTTCCTCTGGGACAGCATTGGATAAGCCTGAACTGGGACAAGCTTTGCTAAACCAAGCAAGGGACGTAATTTCATCTGGAACTAATCGAACGAGAGCTCTTGAATTAGCCCTTCAAGCAAAGAAACTGTTTGAGAGAAATGCTGCTTATGGGAGACCAAATTTGGACCTGGCCATGTGTTTACATGTTACTGCAGTGATACATTGCACTCTGGGCAATTTCAATGAAGCAATTCCGCTAGTAGAGCGCTCAATCGAGATTCCTGCTATTGAAGAAGGCCAACAGCACGCCATTGCTAAATTCGCAGGCCACATGCATCTGGGAGACATTTATGCTATGTCGGGGCAGCTGGAGAAGTCAATCAAGTGCTACATGGAAGGGTTAGAATTACAGAAGAAGGTTTTGGGAGAAACAGACGCAAGAGTTGGCGAAACATGTAGGTATGTGGCTGAGGCTAACTTTCATGCATTGCAATTTGAGGAGGCGGAGAGGATGTGCCAAACAGCCCTTGATATCCACAGAGCAAATGGTTCACCCTCATCTCTTGAAGAGGCTGCTGATAGGAGGTTGATGGGGCTTATATGCGAAGCAGATGGTAAACACGAAGCAGCCCTGGAGCATCTTGTGTTGGCCAGCATGGCAATGGTGGCAAATGGGCAAGAAGTGGAAGTGGCGTTTGTTGACTGCAACATTGGAGACACGTACTTATCCTTGGCTAGATATGATGAAGCCATCTTTGGATATCAGAGAGCATTGAGGGTTTTCAAGATCCACAAAGGTGAGAACCACCCTGCTGTGGGATCAGTTTATGTGCGTCTGGCTGACTTGTATAGCAGAACATGGAAGATTAAGGAGTCAAAATTATACTGTGAGGAGGCACTTAAAATCTATGAGAATCCCATGCCTGGGGTCCCTCCAGAGGAAACTGCAAACGGTTTTATGAATGTCTCAGCCATCTACGAGTCGATAAATGAGCTAGAAGAGGCACTTAAATTGCTTCACAAGGCACTAACCATACTTAATGATGTCTCTGGTCAGATAAACACCATAGCAGGAATTGAAGCTCAGATGGGGGTGATGTACTTTGTGTTGAAGAACTACACTGAATCTTATAACTGTCTCAAGAATGCCGTGTCCAAGCTTCGTGCTAGTGGAGGAAAGAAATCAGCTTTCTTTGGTACTGTTCTTAATCAAATGGGACTTGCTTGTGTTCAACTCCATTCCCTGGATGAGGCTGCAGCATTATTTGAAGAAGCAAGGGCCATTTTGGAACAAGAGAATGGACCCTATCACACTGAAACACTTGGAGTATGTGGCAATCTTGCTGGAACATATGATGCAACTGGAAG GCTGGATGAGGCAATTGAAATTCTTGAAAACATTGTGGTAATGAGGGAGGAAAAGCTTGGGACTGCAAATCCTGATGTTGCTGATGAGAAGAGAAGGTTGGAGGAGTTGTTGAAGGAAACAGGGAAAGTTCGGAACAGAAAAACTAAGTCACTGGAGAACCTTTTTGATCATGATTATATATGA
- the LOC114177109 gene encoding serine/threonine-protein kinase HT1-like: MKNLYWFKEMSNNVRSGRRLSLGEYKRAVSWSKYLISSGAAIKGEAEEEWSADLSQLFIGSKFASGRHSRIYRGIYKHMDVAIKLVSQPEEDEELAVSLEQQFTSEVNLLFRLRHPNIITFVAACKKPPVFCIITEYLSGGSLRKYLIQEGPHSVPHNVVLKLALDIARGMQYLHSQGILHRDLKSENLLLGEDLCVKVADFGISCLESQTGSAKGFTGTYRWMAPEMIREKRHTKKVDVYSFAIVLWELLTGLTPFDNMTPEQAAYAATHKNERPPLPCECPRAFSHLINRCWSSNPDKRPHFDEIVGILESYSEALEEDPQFLTTYKPRPNNLFLRCLPKCNTTPNVSASTKP, translated from the exons ATGAAGAACTTGTACTGGTTTAAAGAAATGTCTAACAACGTAAGATCAGGGAGAAGGCTTTCGCTTGGGGAGTACAAGCGAGCGGTGTCATGGTCCAAGTATCTGATCTCTTCAGGGGCAGCCATAAAGGGAGAGGCTGAAGAAGAATGGAGTGCTGATCTGTCTCAGTTGTTCATTGGCTCAAAGTTTGCTTCTGGGAGAcatagcaggatctacagaggCATCTACAAGCACATGGATGTTGCAATTAAGCTTGTGAGTCAACCGGAGGAGGATGAGGAATTGGCTGTTTCGCTAGAGCAGCAATTCACTTCCGAGGTTAATTTGCTCTTTCGATTGCGCCATCCAAATATCATCACC TTTGTTGCAGCTTGCAAGAAACCTCCTGTGTTCTGCATTATTACTGAATATTTGTCCGGGGGTTCCTTGAGAAAATACTTGATTCAGGAAGGACCACACTCGGTTCCTCACAACGTTGTTCTGAAATTAGCCTTAGACATTGCTCGGGGAATGCAATATCTTCATTCTCAGGGTATACTTCACAGGGATCTGAAATCAGAAAACCTGCTGTTGGGGGAAGATCTGTGCGTAAAAGTAGCAGATTTTGGGATCTCGTGCTTGGAATCTCAGACCGGTAGTGCAAAAGGATTCACTGGAACATACCGTTGGATGGCACCTGAAATGATCAGAGAAAAACGTCACACAAAAAAAGTAGATGTCTATAGTTTCGCCATTGTTCTATGGGAACTCCTAACAGGGTTGACCCCATTTGACAACATGACACCAGAGCAAGCAGCATATGCAGCAACTCACAAG AATGAAAGGCCTCCGTTACCATGTGAGTGTCCAAGGGCATTTAGTCATCTCATAAACAGATGCTGGTCAAGCAATCCAGATAAAAGACCACATTTTGATGAGATAGTTGGGATTTTGGAGAGCTACAGTGAAGCACTTGAGGAGGATCCACAGTTTTTAACCACTTACAAACCACGTCCTAATAATCTTTTTCTCAGATGCTTACCCAAATGTAATACTACTCCCAATGTTTCTGCTTCTACCAAACCTTAA